The following nucleotide sequence is from Zea mays cultivar B73 chromosome 1, Zm-B73-REFERENCE-NAM-5.0, whole genome shotgun sequence.
CAAGTAGTTGTTTGAGATGGAGCCAAAATTTGGTGTGGTTTGTTCTTGCCCATTTGGAGTTGTATAATCTCTTAAGAGTCCTGCATGTTATGATATGTGCAGGGTTTTTTTTGGTCGCCGATGAATTATGTCATATACAAGCTAGGCCTGTAGCTGTAGCAAAGATAACAGTTGTTACCTTTAGGGCCTATTTGGAAGCTCTGTAATTTCCTAGTTTCAAGGTAATACTGTAGTATTGGAGAATACCATAGTTTTATAGGCTAAAAGGTGTTTGGTTGGTCCTTTCAAAACTCTGTTTTCAATACTATGGTTTGTCAATACTATAGAATTTTTGTGGTGTTGGATACTTCAATCTTGACCCAAgttttctttgcgcaagagcagcTCGCAGCACACAGAATAATGGAAACAAACACACTTCGGTTTCAAAAAAATACCATGGTTTAAATAGAGTAATCGAAACTACAGTATTCATGTCACAACCAAAAAAATGCTATTGTATTCTAAAACCACAGTATTAGAAAACAATGCTGCCAAACAGGCCTTACGTGTTAGAGTGTTACCTATTGAGATTCAGCTGACTTTACATTTATTATAAAATGATAACCCCACGATGCTAAATTTTCATTGCTTTTAAAATCAAGAAGGGGGTAATTGTCTTGagaatagtcccacattgtgtgTTGTGGAGAAGCAATCATGGTTTATATGTTTGAGGGTGCAAGTGCAACCCCCTAATGGGCAAGCCTTTTGGGGGGAGTATTGGCCCAACagacctaaagcccgctgctatgCGTGCGTgcgcgtgtgtcgcggcccgaTGACTTGGATAGGCGCGCCGTGTGGTGGGTGGCCCGACGGACACGCCATGTGTTGGTGGTTCAGTTTAGGTCCGGTTccaacaattggtatcaaagccagattGACCCAGTGTATTCTCAGACAAATCTCGGCTCACAATGTGTGAGGGAGAGATTGTTGAGAATAGTCCCACATAGTGGGTGCACCCCCCTAATGGGTTAGCTTTTTTGGAGAGTATTGGCCCAACAGACCTAAATCTCGCTGTCATGTGTGCGGACGCGTGTGTCGCGGCCTGACAGCCTTGGTAGGCGCGCTGTATGTGCGGATACGCCatgtgtcggcggtccggttccaacaaATTGGTCTAAAACTGAGGCCATTTGTGGTTTATGATCTATGTTTTGGTCGTTGCCAACTTACATGCTGATATGGCTTACCCAATTCTACTTGATAGGAGATAAAGCTGCAGAGAAGAAATGGTTTAAAGGTGGCGTGTAAAAGTTGAAAAGTGTTTCCATTTTAGTCCAACTTGTTTTAGGAGGCAGGGTGTGCGGAAATTAGTGTCTAGAGACTAGAGATATGTCACCCACAGGCCACAGGGCCACATTACCACTAGTTTGATAATTTCATCATTACTTAGAAGAATGATATGCCTGCTTCCTTTTGGTCTCACTTGTCTAAGAATTTGATGGGACTGATCCACCTTAGCCTGCACCATTATACTAATTGAAAGCTTGTTGAGTTGCATACACTTCGTGCTCTGTTTCTGAAGATCAAGTTTTCTGACCAGCATTATTTCCTTTTCCATTCAGTAAAATTGTTCCGTGATCCATCCAACTTCTCTCGCAGGCGGCTAAGGAGTTTGAAACTGAACTGAAGAAAGAGCCTGGGGAAGGCGGCGATCAGCCCCCACCTGCAACTCCCACAGCTGTAAGTGGCGGGGAGGAGAAGGGGCTTGAGGCATCTAGTAGCAAGGAGAGCGCGTGAGGATCAGGATCTATCTAGTGTTGTTTATGAAAATTGTATTCTGGGCTTCTCGAGTTAGCAGTTCATATCCTTTTAACCGCATCGCGGTTTCAGGCCATGTAGCGATATTGTTTGTAGTTTGTACCGGGAATAACATATTTGGTTGAGCTTCTACGTATTGAAGAAACAACTTATCTGTGAAGCTGACGCGAACAAATTCTATTTATTATCTATTTTTAGTTTGTTCTGAGAAGCAGCTGTTGTAGAAGTCTATTGTTTGGTACATATTCTGCTTAAATATGTGAACAAAATGTGAAATAAGCTGTACAAATTCTGCTTAAATATGTGAAGTCTAATGTAAAATAAGCTGCTTGGTACAGATTTACAGTTTTTTAAGCAGAAATGTATCGAACAAGATGTTTATGTAACATCTTACTAGTTCAATTGTTTCTTAAAATAAACTAAAAGCAGAGAATAAACATAAGTTTCTTTTCATCTTCTTATAAGATAAGCTAATTTGTCAACGAGCAGCTAGGGATGACAATGATCAGATTGGGTAGAGCAAAACCCTCCCACGATCGCATCTATAAAGTCTATTTAATCCCTTCTGCGCTTGCACCTATGAGTGCAATTTCAAACCTGCATCCAAACCGTCGGATTTCAAGTCACCTACAGTTTTTTACCCAGTCTACAATTTTAACAAAAATTCAACTATAAGCAATTAAATACCAGCAATAATTAAGTTATATCCACCGGCTTTAAACCTTCTCACGTTGATTGGCAACAAAATATTTCGTAAATTATTAGCCAACTTACTTATTCAAAATAAGTATTATTATATCTTAATTATTTTTGCACAAATAAAGAATAAACCACATTTTACCTCAAATGTAAGTCAATCGCGGGTTAAAATATAAACTCACATCAACACCTACTAAACTTTGGTCAGGTGCGGGTGCACTTATGGATACCCGTCGAGTGGGGTACCTGTTAAGTTTCGGTTCTGCGGCGTTGGCATCGGCTTTGATTGAGCGGACGGTCTAGACTATCCGTCGGAGCGGCGCGGACCGTGCGTGCGTGCGTAAAATCAGTTAGGGTTCCAGGTTTCTCGCGAGATTCGCAAAGAGCACCGTCAGACGATTCATTTTCTAGTGTTTGACCTCTAGATCGACACCAATATATGAATTAGATTAAAAATTGGGCTGTATTTAGTCATCGACTGTTATGTAAGCCGTCTTCAGGTACAAACGTAACCGAGCCTTTTGGTATGTTGTGTCATAGATGTAGTAGTGGGCAATCCAGTGAAGTCCACCTCGCACATTCCAAATTTATCGCTTGCAACGTCCCCAATCCGGTGAAAGCCGGGAAAATAACGCCATGGCTATCCTCGCCGTTGCCTCTCCGttcaaaaccctaaaccctagccCGCCGGACCACAGCCGCACCCGCAGGCGCCTCCCCTCCTCCATTCTCCACCTTCCGCTACCGGTGCCACGATGTCGCCGCCTCCGGTGCTCCGCTAAGTACAGTGAAGCGGCGGCGCCGTCCGCGTCGACAACGACGCCGCGGCCGTCTGAGATACCTTGGAGCAAGGATATCTGCAATTCGGTGCGGCTCATTGGGACTGTGGGCACCGATGTCGAGCTGCGGCAGCTGCCCAGTGGCTCCGCTGTTGCGAGGGGTCGCCTCGCCGTATGGAAGTCGGCCACCGAGACTACATGGTATTACTGATTTGATTGGCGCTAGGCAATGTTAATTCTTCTACCATTTCTAGCGTCACCTATTTATGTCCATATTGTTGGGGGCCGGCAGTGGACAGTGGTTCGACTATCCGGGTCATTCGCAGTAGGTGTTTGTAGCTTTGTGAGTGTGAGGGATGCGTGATTCTTGAAAGGTCGACGAAGACATTCGGTAATATGTTGGCTAGAGCAGTTTGTGCAATTGATGTATTGTAGCAACAAGAAAGATGATTGCCCAGACCATGGAATTGAGTTTTGTTTATGGACAGTGTAGTTGTGCCAAATTGTCTTGCTGCTTATTGGGTGATGTCGGAAAGTGCTAATGGAACTGTAACAATTCTTTGTTGTGGCTGAGTTACACGCTTAGTTAAATAGGTACCTTATTTTGGAGCAGTGAATATTAACCAGTATATTCCCTTAGGCTATTTGCTACCTGCAAAAAAATTTCTCACAACCTGACAAGATTACCTTACCTATTTCTGTTGTACTCTCTGTTTCAAAGGCGTTATTAGGCTTCCAGGTGTACCCAGCTTGCCTCCGGGAACAGTGTCCGCTCTCACTTGGATGCTTAGTCACCTTTGAAACCATGGTTGTACTATGATGATAAACAAATGAGCTTTGATTTCTCAATGCCTATTGTATCAACAGATGAAGCATTAGACTGAGTTCTGACTCCTAAGGCTCTCCATCAATAATTAACACTATCTTATTTGCACACAgacaccacacacacacacacacacacacacacagacacacacacacacacacagacaCAACAAAAGTTAACTCTGAATAGCCAAGCAAGTCCAAGCGTGACTGCATGAGTTGTCGATATAAATATTTCTAGCTTTGCAGGTACATAATACTGCCTTTTACATACTCTCAAAGCCATAAATGATGAGCATTTTTTGGTAATTGAAAAATACAGTCCTAGAAGTAGTTGTTTAAGTGTTTAATGGGGTCACTGTACTATAGGGTAACACTACAATTCTGGGATGATATGGCAATTGTGTCCTCTGAGCATGTTAAGAAGGGTGACCGAATATTTGTTGCTGGACGGCTTGTGTCAGATACTGTTGATGAGGGGCCTGAGAAGCGGCACGTTTACTACAAGGTATCATCTTTGCTGGACATGCTCATTTTCATTATCCATCTTGTTAGCTACCTGTGTACATGGGCCTAGCCCACAGCCCACTAGGGGTATATatctgttagggttagggtttactgTAGCGACTACTGTTCATTCGCTCTCCAATATGGTACCAGAGCTCTAggtccagccgccgccgccaccctacccctccagccgccgccgccgcctctccatGGCCGGTCGGCCGCCGCCCCCTCCCTTCTTCGGCGACCccttccctccccttccccttcctCTCTCCTACAGGGCGGCCCTCGCCGCGCCCCTGGCGGGCCTCTCCCCCGCGGCCGGCGCGCCGCCGGGCTTCGCCGCCCCCGCGGCGGTCCTCTCCCCTGAGGCCGGCGCTCCTGCAGGACTCACCGCCCCCGCGGcggccttctccctctccccTGCGGCCGGCACACCCTCCGCGGCGGCCCTCTCCCCTGCGTCCGGCGCGCCGCCGGGACTCGCAGCGCCCGTCGCGGCCTTTCCCTCTGCGGCCAGCGCGCCCTCGGCCCTCACTGCGCCCCCTGCGGCCCATTTCCCCGCTGTCCCCGGCTCTGCACATCCCTTCGCTGCTGCCGGAACGCCGCCGAGCCACGCCTTTGTGCTCACCGCCACGCTTCCCCCCACTGTCGAGCCACCTCCGCCCATGCCGACCCCAACTGCAACCCTCGCGGCAGCCCCTGGCCACGACGGGTCCCCGCCGGCTCCTGCCCTCTCCCTACCGGATGCCGCCCTCCTTCGCTCCCAGCTGCTGGCGCCCGGTTTTCCTCATGTCACCACAACTGGCGGGGGCCCCGTTCGTGGCTGCCCCCTGCCGACCACTGTCTACAGTCAGTCGTCCGCCATTATCTCCTCCCTGCGCACTCCTTCGGAAGACGCTGCTGCCATTCTCGCCGCCACCCGGGCGGCCGTTACGGCTGCTCGCCAGCGGGCCCAGGACGCCGCCCGTGCTCTCGAGCAGGAGCAGGCGGTTGTCGACGCCATTGAGCGCCAGTACGCCGAGACCTACCACCGTCTCGCTGGCAAGGGCGTGCCGGATGGCTCCCCCACATCCGCTCGCCACAGCGCCGACACCTTCGAGCCCGCGCTCGCCCCGGCCTCAACCCTTCGCGCCTCTCTTCATGCTCAGGCGGCGGCCCTCACCAGCATCCGGGCCACCGTCACCGACGTCCTTGCGCCGGCCTCCACTCAGTACCCCCGGTGGCGCGATCAGGTCTTGCAGACCCTTCGCCGTTACGCCCTCGCCGACCACGTCCTCTCAGCGGTCCCTGACCCGTCAGAGGATTGGCTTCTGATGGACGAGGTGGTGCTCTCCTGGATTCATGGCACCCTCACGGCCGAACTTCAGGACATCGTTCGCGTTCCGGACGCCACTGCTCACCGGGTCTGGGGTGCTCTTGAGGCCCAGTTCCTCGGCCACCGCCAGACTCGGATTCTGTACCTCGAGACCGCCTTCCGTCAGCTTACTCAGGGCGATCTCTCTGTGGACGAGTACTGCCGTCAGATGAAGACGATGGCGGACACTCTTCGCACCCTCGGGTCCCCCATCACCGACGAGTGCCTCGTGCTCAACCTCCTCCGCGGTTTGAGCCCTCGCTTCGATCGTGTGACGCCCATCCTCACCCGCCTGAAGCCTTTTCCCACCTTTGCTGAGGCCAAGGACGATCTACTTCTCGAGGAGCTTCGCCTCTCCGCCACTGCGACCGCCGCTCCCGCCACGGCGCTCTACAGCGCTCCTCGGGCTCCCCCCTCTGCCTCCGGGGGGGATCCTCTTCGCCGCACTCCGGCCTCCCGCCGTCTGGATCCCTTCGGCAACCTCCTGGCTCCGGGGGGGGGGTCGCAGTCGTGGTCGCGGCCGTGGTCGCAAGAGTGGCCGCGGCAGCCGGGGCCATTCCCCGGGTGGCTCCCAGTGGCCATCCTTCTACAACCCGTGGACTGGCACCATTCAGATGTGGCCCGGGCCGTCCGCGGGCACCTCGGCCCCTCGCCCCGTCGCCCCTCAGCAGGTTTTCCTTGCCACTCCTCCGGCGGCGCCCTCGGCACCTCCCCAGCCTCAGCAGGGGCTCCTTCCCCTCCCAGGGCCTCCGGCTCCA
It contains:
- the LOC100283943 gene encoding single-strand binding protein translates to MAILAVASPFKTLNPSPPDHSRTRRRLPSSILHLPLPVPRCRRLRCSAKYSEAAAPSASTTTPRPSEIPWSKDICNSVRLIGTVGTDVELRQLPSGSAVARGRLAVWKSATETTWVTLQFWDDMAIVSSEHVKKGDRIFVAGRLVSDTVDEGPEKRHVYYKLAVQQLNFIESQPVRLYESDASQDAPGGRRADYFNFTSNSTDEKNRDNMSSSRSTEELWQAFFANPLDWWDNRTNKKNPRYPDFKHKHTGEALWVDGRNNPNWVTSQLAVLDSRMSSLQDNERKPVSYMYADEFMTLEGNR